Proteins from one Parvibaculum lavamentivorans DS-1 genomic window:
- the dapA gene encoding 4-hydroxy-tetrahydrodipicolinate synthase, with translation MFKGSYVALITPFKNGAVDEAAFVKLVEWQIEQGTHGLVPCGTTGESPTLSHDEHKRVVELCVKTAKGRVPVIAGAGSNNTVEAIELTRFAKKVGADAVLSVTGYYNKPSQEGIFAHFKAVNDAVDIPIILYNIPGRTIVDITLETMTRLFELKNVVGVKDATANLARVSLQRQEMGAEFCQLSGEDATALGFNAHGGVGCISVTANVAPALCSAFQEATLDGDYRKALEIQDRLMPLHNALFVDPNPAPVKYAANLLGLCANELRLPLVPASAAAEQKVLGAMRSAGLLN, from the coding sequence ATGTTCAAGGGATCGTATGTCGCGCTCATAACGCCGTTCAAGAACGGCGCGGTGGATGAGGCTGCATTCGTGAAACTTGTGGAATGGCAGATCGAGCAGGGCACCCACGGGCTCGTCCCGTGCGGGACGACCGGCGAGTCGCCCACACTCAGCCATGACGAGCACAAGCGCGTCGTCGAATTGTGCGTCAAGACCGCGAAGGGGCGGGTGCCGGTCATTGCCGGGGCAGGCTCCAACAATACGGTGGAAGCGATCGAACTGACCCGGTTTGCCAAGAAGGTCGGGGCGGACGCCGTTCTGAGCGTGACCGGTTACTACAACAAGCCGTCCCAGGAAGGCATTTTTGCCCACTTCAAGGCAGTGAATGATGCGGTCGATATTCCCATCATTCTTTACAATATCCCCGGGCGTACCATCGTTGATATCACGCTCGAGACCATGACGCGGCTTTTCGAGTTGAAGAACGTGGTCGGGGTGAAGGACGCGACGGCCAATCTGGCGCGGGTCAGCCTGCAGCGGCAGGAAATGGGGGCGGAGTTCTGCCAGTTGTCGGGTGAAGACGCGACGGCGCTTGGCTTCAACGCACATGGTGGCGTGGGCTGCATTTCGGTGACGGCCAATGTTGCGCCGGCGCTCTGCTCGGCGTTTCAGGAAGCGACGCTCGACGGGGACTACAGGAAGGCGCTGGAAATCCAGGACCGGCTGATGCCGCTTCACAACGCGCTGTTCGTGGACCCGAATCCGGCGCCCGTAAAGTATGCGGCAAACCTGCTGGGGCTCTGCGCCAACGAATTGAGGCTGCCACTCGTCCCGGCAAGTGCCGCGGCTGAGCAGAAGGTTCTGGGCGCCATGCGCAGTGCCGGGCTTCTCAACTGA
- the smpB gene encoding SsrA-binding protein SmpB: protein MSSKSGGAKKKAGDGRKIIADNRKARFNYSIGETFEAGIELKGSEVKSLRTGQGSLNEAYAQVTRTGEVMLVNAYIPIYLQANQFNHETRRPRKLLLHKREIEKLAAAVQRQGMTVVPLRMYFTDKGRVKVEIGLAQGKKLADKRETLKERSWERDKARLMREKG from the coding sequence ATGTCCTCCAAGAGCGGCGGCGCCAAGAAGAAGGCCGGAGACGGCCGGAAAATCATCGCGGATAACCGCAAGGCGCGCTTCAACTACAGCATCGGCGAGACGTTCGAAGCCGGGATCGAGCTCAAGGGAAGCGAGGTCAAATCGCTTCGGACCGGACAGGGAAGCCTCAATGAGGCTTATGCCCAGGTGACGCGCACGGGCGAAGTAATGCTCGTCAACGCCTATATCCCGATTTACCTGCAGGCGAACCAGTTCAACCACGAGACCCGCCGGCCCCGAAAGTTGCTGCTGCACAAACGGGAAATCGAGAAGCTGGCCGCGGCGGTGCAGCGGCAGGGCATGACCGTCGTGCCGCTGCGGATGTATTTCACCGACAAGGGGCGCGTGAAGGTCGAGATCGGTCTTGCGCAGGGCAAGAAGCTTGCGGACAAGCGCGAAACGCTGAAAGAGCGGAGCTGGGAGCGCGACAAGGCACGGCTGATGCGGGAGAAGGGCTAG
- a CDS encoding uracil-DNA glycosylase → MAPSSGLSATIPEAPLDCPLCPRLVAYRQDNDRAHPDWFNAPVPSFGTGNARLLIVGLAPGVQGANRTGRPFTGDYAGDLLYATLLEFGFARGTYDARPDDGLELVGAMITNAVRCVPPQNKPTPAEAKTCLRFLSARIEALPDLQAVLALGRIAHDAVLSARELKRSSAPFGHGAQHDLGQGLRLFDSYHCSRYNTNTRRLTPDMFRSVFSDVRAYLDGKGR, encoded by the coding sequence TTGGCCCCCTCCTCAGGTCTGTCGGCGACCATCCCTGAAGCGCCGCTCGACTGCCCGCTCTGCCCGCGTCTCGTTGCCTATCGGCAAGACAATGACAGGGCGCACCCGGACTGGTTCAACGCGCCTGTCCCATCCTTCGGCACCGGCAATGCTCGCCTGCTGATTGTCGGCCTGGCGCCGGGCGTTCAGGGAGCGAACCGTACCGGCCGGCCTTTCACGGGCGACTATGCGGGCGATCTCCTCTACGCCACGCTGCTCGAATTCGGCTTCGCGCGCGGCACCTACGACGCCCGCCCCGATGACGGGCTCGAGCTGGTCGGCGCGATGATTACCAATGCCGTGCGGTGCGTGCCGCCGCAAAACAAGCCGACGCCCGCCGAGGCCAAAACCTGTCTTCGGTTCCTGTCTGCCCGCATTGAGGCCCTGCCGGACCTTCAGGCCGTTCTGGCCCTCGGACGCATCGCCCACGACGCGGTGCTCTCGGCGCGGGAGTTGAAACGCTCATCCGCACCATTCGGCCACGGCGCGCAACACGATCTCGGGCAGGGTTTAAGGCTTTTCGACAGCTATCATTGCTCTCGATACAACACGAATACGCGGCGTCTCACACCGGATATGTTTCGGAGCGTCTTCAGCGATGTCAGGGCCTATCTCGACGGCAAGGGCCGCTAG
- a CDS encoding NYN domain-containing protein: protein MFYPNERIALFIDGANLYSAARGLGFDIDYKRLLDHFRSKGVLVRAFYYTALLEDQEYSPLRPLIDWLDYNGYAVVTKPAKEFTDATGRRRIKGNMDIELAIDALEIADKLDHLVLFSGDGDFRRLVDAVQRKGKRVTVVSTMRSQPPMIADELRRQADQYVELESMRDAIGRSHSDRPAAPLRNDDDFEYDDEEDDEIERPARA, encoded by the coding sequence ATTTTTTATCCGAACGAACGCATTGCTCTCTTCATCGATGGCGCCAATCTCTACTCCGCCGCCCGGGGCCTCGGCTTCGATATCGATTACAAGCGCCTTCTGGATCACTTTCGCTCGAAAGGCGTCCTCGTCCGGGCTTTCTACTACACAGCCCTCCTTGAGGATCAGGAATATTCTCCCCTTCGCCCGTTGATCGACTGGCTCGATTACAATGGCTATGCGGTTGTTACCAAGCCCGCCAAGGAATTCACCGACGCCACCGGCCGCCGCCGAATCAAAGGCAACATGGATATCGAACTGGCGATCGATGCGCTCGAAATAGCGGACAAGCTCGACCACCTCGTCCTCTTCTCCGGTGACGGCGACTTCCGGCGCCTGGTTGATGCCGTCCAGCGCAAGGGCAAGCGCGTCACGGTCGTCTCGACGATGCGCAGCCAGCCTCCCATGATCGCGGACGAGCTTCGCCGCCAGGCGGATCAATACGTCGAACTTGAATCCATGCGCGATGCCATCGGCCGCAGCCACTCCGACCGTCCGGCCGCACCGCTCCGCAACGATGATGATTTCGAGTATGACGACGAAGAAGACGACGAGATCGAACGCCCGGCGCGCGCCTGA
- the folK gene encoding 2-amino-4-hydroxy-6-hydroxymethyldihydropteridine diphosphokinase, translating to MMSDIRPHIPGILVALGGNLATVHGSPVKTLEAALAVMPGFGIRVVKCAHLYKTPALSSYVQPDYVNSVVSIETALPPADLLNILHRIEAIFGRVRRERWASRPLDLDLLDYRGMIMPAAGPRGADAGAGKLPLALPHPGIALRGFVLLPLRDVAPEWRHPVTGESVDRLIAALGPGGLAGIERTGS from the coding sequence ATGATGTCTGATATCAGGCCACATATTCCCGGCATTCTTGTGGCACTGGGCGGCAACCTGGCCACCGTGCATGGCAGCCCCGTGAAGACGCTGGAGGCTGCGCTGGCAGTGATGCCCGGGTTCGGCATTCGCGTCGTGAAATGTGCGCATCTATACAAGACGCCGGCGCTTTCCTCTTATGTACAGCCTGATTACGTTAATTCTGTCGTCTCCATCGAGACGGCCCTGCCGCCCGCGGATCTTCTCAATATCCTGCACCGGATCGAAGCTATCTTCGGCCGGGTGCGGCGGGAGCGATGGGCGTCCCGGCCCCTCGATCTCGATCTGCTGGACTACCGGGGAATGATTATGCCGGCTGCGGGACCCCGTGGCGCCGATGCGGGAGCGGGAAAATTGCCGCTTGCGCTGCCGCATCCGGGAATCGCGCTGCGAGGCTTCGTGCTTCTGCCGCTCCGCGATGTGGCGCCTGAATGGCGGCACCCGGTAACGGGAGAAAGTGTCGACCGCTTGATTGCCGCATTGGGGCCCGGTGGTCTGGCCGGAATTGAGCGGACGGGTAGTTGA
- the rpoZ gene encoding DNA-directed RNA polymerase subunit omega has translation MARVTVEDCVDKVPNRFELVLLAGHRARAMSAGAELTVDRDNDKNPVVALREIADRTIMPEDLREELIGSMQSRVETEEPEVEQMQLLMSGEAAGEVKDTFGAAEGGGERMSEEDLLRAIQSQIDSPQQKSADADDMDGED, from the coding sequence ATGGCCCGAGTGACCGTGGAAGATTGCGTCGACAAGGTGCCGAACCGCTTTGAGCTCGTTCTGCTCGCGGGGCACCGGGCGCGCGCCATGTCGGCGGGTGCCGAACTCACTGTCGATCGCGACAATGACAAGAACCCGGTCGTTGCGCTGCGCGAAATTGCCGACCGGACCATCATGCCGGAAGATCTCCGCGAAGAGCTGATCGGCAGCATGCAGAGCCGCGTCGAGACCGAAGAGCCGGAAGTCGAGCAGATGCAGCTTCTGATGTCGGGCGAAGCGGCCGGCGAAGTGAAAGATACGTTCGGTGCGGCCGAAGGCGGTGGCGAGCGGATGAGCGAGGAAGACCTGCTGCGGGCCATTCAGAGCCAGATCGACTCGCCGCAGCAGAAGTCCGCCGATGCCGACGATATGGACGGGGAAGACTGA
- a CDS encoding RelA/SpoT family protein, producing MLRQYELVDRVLGYDPKADEALINRAYVYAMKQHGSQKRASGDPYFSHPIEVAGILTDLKLDTATIVTALLHDTIEDTGSTMEELTKLFGAQVAGLVDGVTKLTRLELTSERSKQAENFRKFLLAMSNDIRVLLVKLADRLHNMRTLHFISSADKRQRIALETMEIYAPLAGRMGIQEVREELEDLAFKELNPEARETLLKRLNEFREASGDTVKLIADEIKAKLNEEGLSCEVIGREKRPYSMWRKMERRAISLEQLSDIFGFRVVVDEVPDCYRAVGILHTNWPMVPGRFKDYISTPKANGYRSVHTTMIGPQKKRAEVQIRTRKMHEVAEYGIAAHWLYKEAPAGGEDDETSGDFAGTFRWLRQLIEMLEHGGTPEEFLEHTKLQMFSDQVFCFTPNGLLITLPRGATPIDFAYAVHTEVGDTCVGCKINGRHMPLRTHLENGDEVEIIRSQAQRPAPAWEAFVATGKARSAIRRSIRATKQAEFSRLGRQILKSAFEQAGKEATDTLLERAIGPLRKSDLNELLASVGDGTLSAPQVLQVVYPTEPTPKDGRKRGAKMNGKDERGGSVRVTGRAAGLVTRFAPDMFPLPGERIVGIMMPGEGITIYPIDTPALEEFDGEPLRWIDATWDIDPDHPQTFPARLRVTARNEVGSLANISTLIADYGSNIANLSLTQRDTDFYDIQIDLEVRDLKHLTRVMSALNGLSCVNSVVRPRR from the coding sequence ATGTTACGTCAGTATGAGCTCGTAGATCGCGTGCTCGGCTACGATCCGAAGGCGGACGAAGCCCTGATAAACCGTGCCTATGTCTATGCCATGAAACAGCATGGCAGCCAGAAGCGCGCCAGCGGCGATCCCTATTTCTCTCACCCGATCGAAGTGGCCGGCATTCTGACCGACCTCAAGCTCGACACCGCGACGATCGTCACGGCGTTGCTGCACGACACCATCGAAGATACCGGGTCGACGATGGAGGAGCTGACCAAGCTTTTCGGCGCGCAGGTGGCAGGGCTTGTCGACGGCGTGACGAAGCTCACGCGTCTCGAACTCACCTCGGAACGGTCGAAGCAAGCGGAAAACTTTCGGAAGTTCCTGCTGGCCATGTCGAACGATATTCGCGTTCTGCTCGTGAAGCTCGCCGACCGCCTGCATAACATGCGGACCCTCCACTTCATTTCTTCGGCCGACAAGCGGCAGCGCATCGCGCTTGAGACGATGGAAATCTATGCCCCCCTCGCGGGCCGCATGGGTATCCAGGAAGTGCGTGAGGAACTGGAAGACCTTGCGTTCAAGGAGCTGAACCCGGAAGCGCGCGAGACATTGCTGAAGCGGCTGAATGAGTTCCGTGAGGCGAGCGGGGATACGGTCAAGCTTATTGCCGACGAGATCAAGGCAAAGCTCAACGAGGAGGGGCTTTCCTGCGAGGTAATCGGGCGCGAGAAGCGGCCCTACTCGATGTGGCGCAAGATGGAGCGCCGCGCGATTTCGCTCGAACAACTTTCGGATATTTTTGGTTTCCGGGTCGTGGTCGACGAGGTGCCGGATTGCTACCGCGCCGTCGGCATTCTTCACACCAACTGGCCGATGGTGCCCGGAAGATTCAAGGACTACATCTCGACACCCAAGGCGAACGGTTACCGCTCCGTGCATACGACGATGATCGGGCCGCAGAAGAAGCGCGCCGAAGTGCAGATACGCACGCGGAAAATGCATGAAGTGGCCGAATATGGCATTGCCGCGCACTGGCTCTACAAGGAGGCGCCAGCCGGCGGCGAGGACGACGAGACATCCGGTGATTTCGCAGGAACATTCCGCTGGTTGCGGCAGCTTATCGAGATGTTGGAGCATGGCGGGACGCCGGAAGAGTTTCTGGAACACACCAAGCTCCAGATGTTCTCGGACCAGGTCTTTTGTTTCACGCCCAATGGACTTCTAATTACGCTGCCGCGCGGCGCGACGCCTATCGACTTTGCGTATGCGGTCCATACTGAAGTTGGCGACACCTGTGTCGGCTGCAAGATAAACGGGCGTCACATGCCGCTTCGCACGCATCTCGAGAATGGCGACGAAGTCGAAATCATTCGCTCGCAGGCACAACGTCCGGCTCCTGCATGGGAAGCGTTCGTTGCGACCGGGAAGGCGCGTTCAGCCATCCGCCGATCCATCCGCGCGACGAAGCAGGCGGAATTCAGCCGGCTCGGCAGGCAAATTCTGAAGAGCGCTTTCGAGCAAGCGGGCAAGGAAGCGACCGACACTCTGCTGGAGCGCGCGATCGGACCGCTTCGGAAGAGCGATCTCAATGAACTTCTTGCTTCGGTCGGCGACGGAACATTAAGCGCGCCTCAGGTCTTGCAGGTTGTCTATCCGACCGAGCCGACGCCGAAGGATGGCCGGAAGCGCGGGGCGAAGATGAATGGCAAGGACGAGCGCGGTGGCTCCGTTCGTGTTACCGGCCGCGCGGCGGGGCTTGTGACCCGTTTTGCACCGGACATGTTTCCGCTGCCGGGCGAGCGGATTGTCGGCATCATGATGCCGGGCGAAGGCATAACGATCTATCCGATCGATACTCCCGCGCTTGAAGAATTTGATGGCGAGCCGCTGCGCTGGATCGATGCAACATGGGACATCGACCCCGATCATCCACAGACATTCCCGGCGCGGTTGCGCGTTACAGCCCGAAACGAAGTCGGATCGCTGGCTAACATCTCCACGCTTATCGCCGATTATGGCAGCAACATCGCCAACCTTTCGCTGACGCAACGCGACACGGATTTCTACGATATCCAGATCGATCTGGAGGTCCGCGACCTTAAACATTTGACGCGCGTCATGTCGGCTTTGAACGGTTTGTCTTGCGTCAACAGTGTTGTCCGTCCGCGCCGCTGA
- the pyrE gene encoding orotate phosphoribosyltransferase: MDQEKVLKEFEKAGALLRGHFILSSGLHSPVFLQKALVFMNPQRTGRLCKALAEKIRQEVKGPIDAIVSPAVGGIIPGYETARYMKVPAMYVEREQGEFVLRRGFPLTKGMRVVMVEDIVTTGLSSRECIEAIGKTGAKVVAAACLIDRSGGKAKVGTKLISLARIAIPAYAPDKLPKELAALPAEKPGSRHIA; encoded by the coding sequence ATGGATCAAGAAAAGGTTCTCAAGGAATTCGAGAAGGCCGGAGCGTTGCTGAGAGGGCACTTCATCCTGTCGTCCGGGCTTCACAGCCCGGTTTTCCTGCAGAAAGCCCTGGTTTTCATGAATCCGCAAAGGACTGGACGGCTCTGCAAGGCGCTGGCGGAAAAAATCCGGCAGGAAGTCAAAGGGCCGATCGATGCCATCGTTTCGCCCGCAGTTGGCGGCATTATCCCCGGCTACGAGACCGCGCGCTATATGAAGGTGCCGGCGATGTATGTCGAGCGGGAGCAGGGCGAATTCGTTCTGCGGCGCGGATTTCCCCTGACGAAGGGAATGCGGGTTGTGATGGTGGAAGACATTGTGACGACGGGACTTTCCTCGCGCGAGTGCATTGAGGCGATCGGGAAAACAGGAGCAAAAGTAGTGGCGGCCGCTTGTCTGATCGACAGGTCGGGCGGCAAGGCAAAGGTCGGTACGAAGCTCATCTCGCTCGCGCGGATCGCCATTCCAGCTTATGCGCCGGACAAGTTGCCCAAGGAACTTGCGGCGCTTCCGGCGGAAAAGCCGGGCAGCCGACACATCGCGTGA
- a CDS encoding DUF2062 domain-containing protein codes for MFRRRVELHPIQKIREIFWPRSGWKRTLQYGWRRVWRLSGTPHAIALGVAAGAFSSCTPFLGFHILLAMLVAWVLRGNLIASAIGTFVGNPLTFPAIWFVVYEAGHFIIGSPTPADPDIAETLQSERAFDMILPLLVPLTVGSIPVGIMLGGVSYIVVRSGVEAYQGQRRKMLTERVLLRQAVSREPGVSSESDSAANDPWLNGGDTR; via the coding sequence TTGTTTCGCCGTAGAGTTGAGCTTCACCCGATTCAGAAAATCCGGGAGATTTTCTGGCCGCGCTCCGGATGGAAGCGCACGCTGCAATATGGGTGGCGGCGCGTCTGGCGGCTTTCGGGCACGCCGCATGCCATAGCGCTCGGCGTCGCGGCGGGAGCCTTTTCCTCCTGCACACCTTTTCTCGGGTTTCATATTCTGCTGGCGATGCTGGTCGCATGGGTTTTACGCGGCAATTTGATTGCCTCGGCGATTGGGACGTTTGTCGGGAACCCACTGACTTTTCCTGCAATCTGGTTCGTGGTCTATGAGGCTGGCCACTTCATCATAGGGTCACCCACCCCTGCGGACCCGGACATTGCGGAGACACTGCAAAGCGAACGCGCCTTCGACATGATATTGCCGCTGTTGGTGCCGCTGACCGTGGGATCGATCCCGGTGGGTATCATGCTCGGCGGCGTTTCCTACATCGTGGTTCGGAGCGGCGTTGAGGCCTATCAGGGGCAGCGGCGAAAAATGCTCACCGAAAGGGTGTTGCTGAGGCAGGCCGTCAGCAGAGAGCCCGGCGTCTCATCCGAGAGCGACAGCGCGGCAAATGACCCATGGTTGAACGGGGGAGACACAAGGTGA
- a CDS encoding pyridoxine 5'-phosphate synthase, which produces MVERGRHKVTLNSSGYLRLGVNIDHVATIRNARGGDHPDPVRAAEVAAAAGADGITAHLREDRRHIRDADIARLKGEIGLPLNLEMAATPEMLNIALRHVPHACCIVPERREEVTTEGGLDAAGLHNHLKPIVQRLGDAGIRVSLFINADRRQLEAACSLGAPVVELHTGAYCDAAVARESAKRDAELARLAMAAREGAELGLEVHAGHGLTFDTVTPVAALPELAELNIGHFLVGEAIFIGLDASIKQMRAAMDEARKSLAADGAAGGKGGA; this is translated from the coding sequence ATGGTTGAACGGGGGAGACACAAGGTGACTCTAAATTCGTCCGGATACCTCAGGCTTGGCGTCAATATCGACCATGTGGCGACAATACGGAATGCGCGGGGCGGCGATCATCCCGATCCCGTGCGCGCGGCGGAAGTGGCGGCTGCCGCAGGCGCCGACGGCATCACGGCCCATTTACGCGAGGACCGGCGCCACATCAGGGACGCGGACATTGCGCGGCTCAAGGGCGAGATCGGCCTGCCGCTCAACTTGGAAATGGCGGCAACGCCCGAAATGCTCAACATAGCGCTCAGGCATGTGCCTCATGCCTGTTGCATTGTGCCGGAGCGGCGCGAGGAAGTGACGACGGAGGGGGGGCTCGATGCGGCGGGCCTTCACAACCACCTGAAGCCGATTGTGCAGCGGCTTGGCGATGCCGGCATTCGCGTTTCGCTTTTCATCAATGCGGATCGACGCCAGTTGGAGGCGGCCTGCTCGCTCGGGGCGCCGGTGGTTGAGCTTCATACAGGGGCCTATTGCGATGCGGCGGTGGCGCGGGAGAGTGCCAAGCGCGATGCGGAACTGGCGCGCCTGGCCATGGCAGCGCGGGAGGGAGCCGAACTCGGCCTCGAGGTTCATGCGGGACATGGATTGACCTTTGACACGGTGACTCCGGTGGCGGCACTGCCGGAGCTCGCGGAGCTCAATATCGGGCACTTCCTCGTCGGCGAGGCGATTTTTATCGGCCTCGATGCGAGCATCAAGCAGATGCGGGCGGCGATGGATGAAGCTCGAAAGAGCCTGGCGGCGGATGGTGCGGCAGGCGGGAAGGGCGGCGCATGA
- the acpS gene encoding holo-ACP synthase, with product MIIGIGNDIIDIRRVQKTLDRFGDRFIERIFTEVEKAKSEGRRMRAASYAKRFAAKEACSKALGTGMRRGVFWKDMGVVNLRGGQPTMALTGGALERLKEMTPEGTEAVIHLTITDDHPQAQAFVIISVVPKP from the coding sequence ATGATTATCGGTATCGGCAACGACATCATCGATATCCGCCGGGTTCAGAAGACGCTGGACCGTTTCGGCGACCGTTTCATCGAGCGGATATTCACCGAGGTCGAGAAGGCGAAGTCGGAAGGGCGGCGGATGCGGGCGGCCTCTTATGCCAAGAGGTTTGCGGCGAAAGAGGCCTGCTCCAAGGCGCTCGGGACCGGGATGCGGCGCGGCGTTTTCTGGAAGGATATGGGGGTCGTGAACCTGCGGGGCGGGCAGCCGACCATGGCGCTGACAGGGGGCGCCCTGGAGCGGCTGAAGGAGATGACGCCGGAGGGCACGGAGGCCGTCATTCACCTGACGATTACCGACGATCACCCGCAGGCGCAGGCTTTCGTCATTATTTCGGTGGTGCCCAAGCCCTGA